The Acidobacteriota bacterium genome includes the window TCGGTTCCGAGAAGGGCGGAATAGCCGGTGAACCCGGCGTCGAGGATGCAGATCTTGACTTCATCGCGAACGCGGTAGGGGGAGAGGGCCTTCCAGCCTGTCGCTTTTGTCGTGTTGACGCCTTCGCTTAAAATCTCCTGGGGAAATGCCTTGAAAGGAAGGCGGATGAATCGGACATGCGGCGTGTCGGCCAAGGATTCGATCTGTTCGATTCGGATGAGGCCCTGGACGAGATTTTCATACTGGGTTTCCATCCGCCCGCCCAGACTTTCCAGCCGGTTTTGGACGGGAAGGAGCGCCGCCGCCGTTGCGGTTCCGCGAGGTCCGGCCGGTTCCTTCGCCTCCACAACGACGCGAACCATGTCGCCCGACATGTCGATGTCCCTGAGTGCGGCATGGGACTTCATGGACTCCGGCCCCAGGCTGAGCCGGATCTCAAGGAGTTCGGTCAGGGCGTATTCGATCTTCGGATTCCCGGTCTTGGGAACTCCCGGAAGCGCGGGAAGGATTGTGGGCTGAGGAGTATCCTCCTGGACGTGCCCGACGGGCGGCAGAACGAATACAAGGACCGCCGCGGCGATGACAAAAACAAGATATCTCATGATGTCACTCCTCTCTTCGATCAAAATCCGTAGCGGATGGATAGGGTGGCCGCCAGGGGATTGATCTCGAGGTTGTCGAGAGTTCCGGAGGCCTCGGCCGCCCCGTTTTCATCGACCAGTTTCCATGCCCCCGCGGTCTTGGCCAGGGCATAACGAACATCGAGATTGACAATGATCTTCGGCGCGAAGAGAAAATCGAGCCCGCCTCCGAAATGAAACCCGATGCAGGGATCCATGGTCTCGCTGATTGTGAACCCGACGTCCGACCATTTTGAGACGACCGAAGCGTCCAGCGCGAAATCGTTCATGTAGTAGCCGGCCCCTCCGCCAAAGTAGGGAACGAGTTTGTCTCCGACGGGATAGCGGAACTGCAGGCTCAACTGAATCGGGATGGTTGTAAATTTCCCCTTGCTGAGGCCCGAGGCTTCGCCCGCGACATCTCCCTGGAAATAGGATCCGCGCAATTCGATCCCGATGTTTTTTGTGAGGCCGGCCGCAAGCGAACCTCCGAACACAACTCCGCTTCCGTACTTGGATGTCGACATATAGCCGCCGCCGCCGCCGATCGAAAATTTATGGAAATCGGGCGATGTTTGTGCCGCCGCCGGAATGGCTGCGGTCAGAATCCCGATCCCCGCGATGATCAACGTAATCTTTCTCATTTCTCCTCCTTATTAGGTGATTTCAGTTCTGGATGGATCATAAAAAGCTAGGGAACCCGGCGGGAGAAAAAGAGGAGAAATTCAAGGAAATTATGATCGGGATTATCGCGTGATCGAGTGAGCTCTTGCTCGCGTAATTCCCCTCTCATCGGGAAGGCTTCCTCCCTCTACTCCTATGATCAACAATCTAAGTCTTTCTGCACGTCTTGTCAACAACGTTTCCTTTCCGGATCCGGATCAGGCTTGCAAACCCAAAACTCTGATGGCGATCGTGAAATAAATCAGCAGACCGCAGGCGTCGACAAGGGTCGCGACCAGAGGGCTGCTGGCCGCGGCCGGGTCGAGCTTGAGCCGGGCCAGGACGAAGGGCAGGGTCATGCCGATCAGGTTCGCCGCGACGACGATGAGAATCATGGTCAGGCCGACGACGAGGCCGATTTTCGCCCCGCCGCGGACGAGACCCAGAACGGAACTCAGGATGCCCAGACTAACCCCCAGGAAGATGCCGACGGAGAATTCCTTAAGGACGGTTCGGGCCCATTGGTTGAGGCGGACCTCACCCGTGACGAGGGCCCGGATCATCAGCGTCGCCGATTGCGAACCGGCATTCCCGCCCGTGCCGATCAGAAGAGGAATAAAGAAGGCCAGAGAAATGACGGTGGCCAGGGTTTCCTGGTAGGCATGGATCACGCCCGACGATAAAAGGTTGACGAAGATCAGCATTGTCAGCCAGACGATCCGTTTCTTATAGAGCGTGAACACGGAGGCGCTCTGGTAGCTCATGCGCAGCGGAGAGACCGACGCGGCTTTCTGGATGTCTTCGGTGGCTTCCTCTTCGGCGACATCCAGGACGTCGTCGATGGTCACGATGCCCAGGAGAAATCCGTCCGAGTCGACGACGGGAAGGGCCACGAGATCGTAGAGCTTCATCTTGCGGGCGGCTTCTTCCCGGTCGTCGAAGGCCGAGAGGCTGACGATGAAGCGGTTCATGACGGATTCGACCTTGTCGTCGGGATTGCCCAGGATGATCCAGCGCAGCTTGAGATCGTCCAGAAGCCGGCCCTGTTCGTCGACGACATAAATCATGTTGATGGTTTCGCTGTCCCGGCCGTTTCTCCGGATGTGGTCCAGAGCCTGCCGGATGGTCCATTCAGGACGAACGGCGACGTAATCCGGCGTCATCAGGCGCCCGATGCTTTCCTCGGGATAACCCATCAGCCAGCGGGCTTCCTTCAGGTCTTCGATGCTGAGGAAGTCGAGCAATTCGCGCGTCACTTCGGCCGGAAGCTCCTCGAGAAGGTCGGTCCTGTCGTCGGGACTCATGTCGGCCAGAAGTTGGCGGGTCTCCTGATCGGTCAAATCGATCAGCAGCGCGTTCTGGTGTTGGGGTTCCAGGTTGGCGAAGACGTCGGCCGCCAGATGCCGGGGGATGGCCCGATAGAGAAGAACGCGGTCGCTTTTCTCCAAGTCGAGCAGAAGTTCGGCCACGTCGGACGGATACCAGTCGGCCAGCGCGTCCTTCAGGGCGTGCCATTGCCTGTTCTCGATCAGTTCCTTGATGTCGGGTTTAAGAAGCTGAGGAAGAATGTTTTTTTCCTGCATGGCTCGGTCTCCTCAATGATCTTCAGCTTATCCCATCCGGCTTCCGAATGAAAGGCCCCGGCCGCGGCTTTATCCCCCGTGGCGATCATGTTATAATTCGCCTCATCATGAAGGCCGGGGATTTTTTCTATGAGCCGTTCACCCCTCATTACCGGCGGGGTTTTCTCGTGGATCGAGTCCTCTTCGAAGGCCGGACGCACTTCCAGGACGTTCAGTGCTTTGTCAATCCGCTTTTCGGAAAAATGCTTTTTCTGGACGGCAAGATCCAATCGGCCCAGCTCGATGAGCCGGTTTATCACGAATCGCTGGTCCACCCGGCCCTGGTGGCATCGCCCGATCCCCGCCGCGTGCTGATTCTGGGCGGCGGCGAGGGCGCCACGCTGCGCGAAATTCTGAAACACGATTCCGTCGAGCAGGCGGTCATGGTCGATATCGACGAGGAACTCGTCGGCATGTGCCGGGAGCACCTGCCGGAATGGTCGATGGGGGCGTTCGAGGATTCCCGGACGGAAGTCGTTTACGGAGATGCCCGGGCCTTTGTGGAGACGACGGACCAAGTCTTCGATGTCATCATCGCCGACTTGACCGAACCGGTCGAGGACGGGCCGTCCATGAAGCTGTTCACGGCGGAGTTTTTCGAACAGGTCTCACGGAGACTCGCTCCTCAGGGGCTGTTTGTCGTCCAGGCGGGATCGGCCGACAATTCCTATCACCGTTTTTTTTCGTCCGTGACGGTGACGCTCGGCGCCGTGTTCCCCATCGTGCGGGCGTACTGGACGTTTATCTTTTCGTTCGGCCTGCCCTGGGGATTCGCCATGGCCTCCCAAAGCCTCGATCCCATGGAACTCGATGAAGAGGCCGTCCGTAAGAAACTCGAGGAGCGGACCGTCCGGGGCATGAAGCACTATCAGCCGGGCCTTCACCGGGGGCTCTTCGCCCTGCCTTTCTACCTGGAAAAAGGAATCCGGAACGGCCGGGTTCTCCGGGACAGCGACCCGTTTGTCTGGAAGGCTTGAGAATTCCGGCCCTCATTTGACAAGCTTTGTTTACGCTCGTAAAGTAATGATGAGACACGGATATTCATAGTCCGGAATGGCCGAGCCGGTGGAGTCTCAGGACGTTTCGGCCTTGTTAAGGAGGACAATATGAAAAACAGAACAACCCTCGGATTGCTCGCGGCCGTTCTGACGGCGGCCATGGCGCTTCCCGCCGCGGGCGCCGTCGTCAAGAAAACCAAATCCGAAATCGCCTTCAAGGGCTTCGGCCGGTTGACATCCGTCCAGACGGAATGGGTGACTCAAACCCATAGACGGTCCGACATGACCAACGATTTCAAGGGCAAAGGACTGTTGGGAGGGCTGGCCGGAAAGGCCTTGCTCCGTTCCGGCGATATGGGCGAAATCGTCGACCTTCCGGCGATGACGATGACGGCGATCGACCACAAGAGGAAGGAATACACCGTGTCGCCCATCGAGCCTCTGGACATGGATGAGGCGTCGGCCGCCGCCCGTCCGGGAGCTCCGGGAGGGGCGGAGGACAGCGACATCAAAATCACCCGCAACGAGTTCACGGTGAACGACACCGGACGGACGTCGATCATCAACGGATTCGAGACCCGTCAATATGTGATCCTCTGGGTCATGGATTGGGAAAATGTGAAGACAGGCGAAAAGGGCGGTACGCGTCTGGAAACGGAATCCTGGAACACGCCGATGAGCGGCGCTTTGGCCGAGGCCCAGGCCGTGGAAGCGGCCTTTTTCGAGGCCCATTTGAAAGCCATGGGCCTGGATGCCGACAAGCTCCAGCAGGATATCCTGGGGTCGAGCTGGCTCGACATATTCCAGTCGCTGAGCATGAAGCCCCAGCCGGGCGCGCAGCGCGACGTCACCCGGTTCGAAAAGGAAATGGCCAAGATCCAGGGATATCCCGTGCTCATCGACGGACGGTATTTCGACACGAGCCCGAAGCCTGAAGTCCAGCCTCAGGAGGAAGAACGGGGCGTCGGGGGCATGCTGGGCGGCCTGGCCAAAAAGGCTTTGAAGAAGAAAGCCCCTGCCGATGAGGAGGAGGAACCTTCTCTCAGCTATCGGATCGAGCTTCTGGAACTCAAACCGGCCGATCTCGGCCCCCAGGATTTCCAGGCTCCGGCGGGATATAAGAAGAAAGGCTGAGGCGGATCGGGGGCGGGGAGTCGTGCAGGTTCACGAGTTACCCCAACCGGACAACATGATGAGAAAGATCCTTTTCGGAGCCGGGCTGGTTCTTCTCCTCGTCTCCGCCGTCGCCGCTTATGACCGGGACGGCCTCTCTTCGTTTTCTCTTGCCCTTTATCAGTCCGGAGATGTCCGGCCTGCGGTCTCCTCCGGCTCCCGGGATCGCGAGGACGACCGCTGGCGGGCTAAATACTACATCATCACGGTTATGGGTGTCAGTCACGGTTATTACTGGCTGACCTATCCCCGATTTCTCGAGGATTGGGATTACAAGCTGAACTGGAGGGACCAGAAAACCCGGCTGTTCACGCTTGACGCCCAGCGGTTCGATTCCAATTCCTTCGGCGTCAATTGGGGTCATGCCTTGGCCGGGGCTCTCTGGTACAACCTGGCCCGATCCCATAACATCGACTGGACATCGGCCTTTCTCCATTCGACGGCGGCCTCGCTTTACTGGGAATATGTCGTGGAATGGCGGGAAGTCGTCTCCGTCAACGACAATATCTTCACCATCGTGGGGGCCTTGTCCTGCGGAGAAGCGTGGTTTCGACTGGGCCGGTATTTCGCCGGCCGCCCGGGTTTTGTCTACCGGATTCTGGGATTGTTCAATCCTTTGACTCAAATCCAGGCCTGGCGGGGCGACTTCGCCGGCCCGGGCCGTGTTCCGGAATCGGCGTCCGATGGGGATGCTTTCCGGCTTGTTGCGGGCCGGCATGGAGGACGGGGATGGGGGGACGGCCTCACCGGTCCGGCCGGACTATTCCTGGGAATTCGAAGCGAGATCCTCAGTTTTCCTGATTATGGAAAACCCGGGACCTTCCGCCGGACGATCCGGGAACCGATCTCTTCGGCGATCCGTCTGGGATGGTCGTTCGGCCGTCCGGGGGTTGCCGAGATGGATTTTTTCTCGCGGGCCGTGCTTCTGGGATATTGCCGGCAGTCCATCGATCCGACCGGCTCGGGCTTCGGGTTTTCCCTGGGGCTGGGTTCGGCGCTCACGGTTTACCGGAAGCGGGCCGTGGCCTCGCACGACACGGGCATCAAGGTCGGCGAAAATGCGGAATTGAACCTGGATGAACCCAGAAATTTCCGCGACAAATACGCCGTCATCCATCTTCCGGGCCCCGTTCTGGATGCCACATGGCACGGATCCCGGTCGAAACTCCGCGTCATGGCCGAAGCCTATCCGGATTTTTCCATGACGAACGCCCTGGCCTTCAACGCCTATTCCGTGGACCGCGATATCACCGGCGTCAAGACGACGATGCTCTATCACGGCTATTACTACGGGTTTGGGGGCACCCTGGCGGCTTCGGCCGAATACACCGCGGGCATCCTGGAAGCGCAGGGATCCATCATTCTCCATGCCCATGCCTCGATTCAGGGTCTGGACCGCTTCCAGGACCATATCGTCAATGATGTTTCCGCCTGGGATACGCGCTGGAGAGGCCGGCTGGGGGCGGCCCTGAAGGTGCCCGGACAACCCCTCCGTCTCGAAGCCTACCTGGAGCGGATCGGCCGCCGCGGCGGGATCGGAGACATCCTGGCCAAGGAAAACGAAACGCGGCATTTCCTCGGCCTCTCCTACTCCTTTTAGCCGACACGCGCACAGCCTCGGAACCGAGGCTGAAGGCTGAAAAGAGACGTTGCCGCGGAGGGAAAATCCTGCGATAATCCGGGGCGAGGAGGCTTCCATGTTCGACGATCTCAGGAATCTCTCCAAAGAGGAACTTCTCGAACTTCTCCGCGACGGCGCGCTCAACTGGCTGGCTCATGACGGTCTGTGGTTCAGGGCCGTCGAGGACCGATTCGGAATGGAAACGGCCATGGACCTGGATGAAGCGGCCTGGAGGAGCTTCACCGTGATCGAGGCCAAGCGGATCATGAAGCGGCTCGGTCTTCAACCGGGCGGCGGTATCCCCGCCCTGATCCGGGCCCTCGGCTATCGTCTCTATGCCAGGATCAATGAACAGGACGTATCCGAAGTGAGCGACACGCGCTGTGTTTTCCGGATGACGGCCTGCCGGGTTCAGGAGGCGCGCCGCCGGCAGGGACTGGAGAATTTCCCCTGCAAGAGAATTGGTCTCGTCGAATATGGAGAATTCGCCCGAACCATCGACCCCGACATCGAGACGACCTGCCTGTCCTGTCCTCCCGATCCCTTGGATGAGGGCGTCTGGTGCGCCTGGGAATTCACGCTGAAAAGGCGGAGCTGAATCCGAAGAGAGTCGTCATGAGAAAAGGAAGAGAAGCCTGGGCGATTGCCGCGCTTGTGTTCCTGGCCGTATCGGCGGCCGTGTCCGCCATCGAGATCGACAAAGTCCGAAATCCCCGAGATACCTACGGCGGTTGGGTCGAGGACGGAGCCGCGGTTCTCGGACCGGAATATGCCGCTCTGATCGATATGGTTTGCCATGCGCTCAAGAATCGCACCTCGGCTGAGTTCGCCGTGGTGACGGTCGCCGACCTTGACGGACGCTCCATCGAGGATTACGCGGCCCGCCTGTTCGCCCGCTTCGGCATCGGCGAGGCAGGCAAGGACAACGGGATTCTGCTTCTTTTTTCCCGGGACGACCGCAAAGTGCGTTTCGAGATCGGCTATGGTCTCGAGGGCGCCGTCCCCGACGCCGCGGCCGGTCGCATCCTCGAGGATCGGGCTCTGCCGCATTTCCGCGAGGGACGTTTCGGCCGCGGGATCTATGAGTCGGTCAAGGCGGCTGCCGAAGCCGTCGCGCGCGAGTCCGGAATCGATTTGGGGGTTTCCGATCCTGCCATCTGGCCGGCCCAGGTCGATGTGCCGGATTCCAAGGAGACCGGTGCGGGACTCAAGGGCCGATCGTCGAAAAAGACGTCGTCCTGGATGGCGGGTTTGATATCCGCGGGTGTCGTCGGGTTGATGATGCTCGTCGGCGCTCTTTGGGTGAGTGTGCGCGTTTTTTCGAAAAAAGCGAAAAGCGCCAAGGAAAAAACGCTCCGGAAAAGCGGCGGCCTTCTCGGTTTTTTGTGGACGGCCAGCATTTTCGGTTTCATTGTCATGGCCGACCTGCTCAAAAGCGTCTGGCCGGCCTTTCTGGCCTTCGCCGCGGCCCCGGCGGCCGCGACATTCGGTTATGCCCGGCTGATGAAAGCGCTCCGCCGGAAGGTTGCGGCCTATCGGGCGGCCTGCCCGACCTGCAGGGGCCCCATGAAACTTTTGGACGAAAAATCCGATGACGCCTACTTATCGGCCGAAGAGGTCGCCGAGGAAGAAGCCGGGGGCATGAATTACGAAGTCTGGCTCTGTGAACCCTGCCGGACGACCCGGCAATTTGTCGTTAAAATGTGGCGGGCCCGAAACTGCCCGCGATGCAAACGGCGGACCCTGGTCTCGAAGACGACGACACTGAAAGCGGCCACGCATAATGCGGGAGGACGGATCCGGATCGAGTCGGACTGCAAAAATCCGAAATGCGAATACAGGAAAAGCGTCGAGAGGAATACCGCCCGGCTGAGCTCTTCGAGTTCGGGTTCGCGGACATCCGGAGGGAGCCGGGGGTTTTCCGGCGGTTCCTCCCGGTCATCTTTCGGCGGCGGCCGATCGGGCGGAGGGGGCGCCTCCAAAGGCTGGTGAGATCTTTAGAATTTGACGGGGGGAACGAGGTCGGCCCCCGCCTGTGCCTTGAAATAGGGCTTCTCCGAGAATCGCGGTCCGAACATTCCGGCGATCGTGACCGTGGGAAAGCTCATCCGGCGGGTGTTGAAGGCCTGGGCCGATTCGTTGAAGACACGCCGCTCCTGGGCGATCCGGTTTTCCGTTCCCTCGAGTTGAACCTGGAGGTCGCGGAAGTTCTCGGTCGCCTTGAGCTCGGGATAGCGTTCGACGGCGACAAGGAGCCGGGCCAGGGTCGAACCCAGCTCGCTCTGGACCTGTTCGAATCGGGCGAAGGCCTCGGGATCGTTAACGACGTCGGCCCCGACCTGGATTTGGCCGACTTTAGCCCGTGCTTCGGTGACGGCGGCGAATGTCTCCCGCTCAAAGGCGGCGGCGCCCTTGACGGTCTCGACCAGGTTGGGGACGAGATCGGCCCGGCGTTGATAGACGTTTTCGACCTGCGCCCATTGGGAGCGGACGCCCTGGTCAAGGCGGTTCAGCGTGTTATAGACGCCCATAACCCAGAGCCCGACGACGACAAGAATAAAGAAAAAAACAGCGATGCCGAGAAAAAGTCCAAAACGTTTTTTATTCATGCCTCTCTCCCTCCGCGGATAAAATACCACAGAATCCGGCCTTTTCAAATGCCGAGGAGCGGTGTATCCTGCAGGCGGATGAGCCGAAAGGATGAGCCCATGGATTCCCGACTCCAAGCCCTCGGCCGGACGGCCCGAAAACTCGACCGGAACGATCCGCTGAAACAATTCCGGAAAAGGTTTCGGGTGTCCCCCGGAAAAATCTATCTCGACGGCAATTCGCTCGGCCTCCTGTCCCGCGAC containing:
- a CDS encoding OmpW family outer membrane protein encodes the protein MRKITLIIAGIGILTAAIPAAAQTSPDFHKFSIGGGGGYMSTSKYGSGVVFGGSLAAGLTKNIGIELRGSYFQGDVAGEASGLSKGKFTTIPIQLSLQFRYPVGDKLVPYFGGGAGYYMNDFALDASVVSKWSDVGFTISETMDPCIGFHFGGGLDFLFAPKIIVNLDVRYALAKTAGAWKLVDENGAAEASGTLDNLEINPLAATLSIRYGF
- the mgtE gene encoding magnesium transporter; this encodes MQEKNILPQLLKPDIKELIENRQWHALKDALADWYPSDVAELLLDLEKSDRVLLYRAIPRHLAADVFANLEPQHQNALLIDLTDQETRQLLADMSPDDRTDLLEELPAEVTRELLDFLSIEDLKEARWLMGYPEESIGRLMTPDYVAVRPEWTIRQALDHIRRNGRDSETINMIYVVDEQGRLLDDLKLRWIILGNPDDKVESVMNRFIVSLSAFDDREEAARKMKLYDLVALPVVDSDGFLLGIVTIDDVLDVAEEEATEDIQKAASVSPLRMSYQSASVFTLYKKRIVWLTMLIFVNLLSSGVIHAYQETLATVISLAFFIPLLIGTGGNAGSQSATLMIRALVTGEVRLNQWARTVLKEFSVGIFLGVSLGILSSVLGLVRGGAKIGLVVGLTMILIVVAANLIGMTLPFVLARLKLDPAAASSPLVATLVDACGLLIYFTIAIRVLGLQA
- the speE gene encoding polyamine aminopropyltransferase yields the protein MKAGDFFYEPFTPHYRRGFLVDRVLFEGRTHFQDVQCFVNPLFGKMLFLDGKIQSAQLDEPVYHESLVHPALVASPDPRRVLILGGGEGATLREILKHDSVEQAVMVDIDEELVGMCREHLPEWSMGAFEDSRTEVVYGDARAFVETTDQVFDVIIADLTEPVEDGPSMKLFTAEFFEQVSRRLAPQGLFVVQAGSADNSYHRFFSSVTVTLGAVFPIVRAYWTFIFSFGLPWGFAMASQSLDPMELDEEAVRKKLEERTVRGMKHYQPGLHRGLFALPFYLEKGIRNGRVLRDSDPFVWKA
- a CDS encoding DUF3943 domain-containing protein yields the protein MMRKILFGAGLVLLLVSAVAAYDRDGLSSFSLALYQSGDVRPAVSSGSRDREDDRWRAKYYIITVMGVSHGYYWLTYPRFLEDWDYKLNWRDQKTRLFTLDAQRFDSNSFGVNWGHALAGALWYNLARSHNIDWTSAFLHSTAASLYWEYVVEWREVVSVNDNIFTIVGALSCGEAWFRLGRYFAGRPGFVYRILGLFNPLTQIQAWRGDFAGPGRVPESASDGDAFRLVAGRHGGRGWGDGLTGPAGLFLGIRSEILSFPDYGKPGTFRRTIREPISSAIRLGWSFGRPGVAEMDFFSRAVLLGYCRQSIDPTGSGFGFSLGLGSALTVYRKRAVASHDTGIKVGENAELNLDEPRNFRDKYAVIHLPGPVLDATWHGSRSKLRVMAEAYPDFSMTNALAFNAYSVDRDITGVKTTMLYHGYYYGFGGTLAASAEYTAGILEAQGSIILHAHASIQGLDRFQDHIVNDVSAWDTRWRGRLGAALKVPGQPLRLEAYLERIGRRGGIGDILAKENETRHFLGLSYSF
- a CDS encoding DUF6125 family protein, which codes for MFDDLRNLSKEELLELLRDGALNWLAHDGLWFRAVEDRFGMETAMDLDEAAWRSFTVIEAKRIMKRLGLQPGGGIPALIRALGYRLYARINEQDVSEVSDTRCVFRMTACRVQEARRRQGLENFPCKRIGLVEYGEFARTIDPDIETTCLSCPPDPLDEGVWCAWEFTLKRRS
- a CDS encoding TPM domain-containing protein; translated protein: MRKGREAWAIAALVFLAVSAAVSAIEIDKVRNPRDTYGGWVEDGAAVLGPEYAALIDMVCHALKNRTSAEFAVVTVADLDGRSIEDYAARLFARFGIGEAGKDNGILLLFSRDDRKVRFEIGYGLEGAVPDAAAGRILEDRALPHFREGRFGRGIYESVKAAAEAVARESGIDLGVSDPAIWPAQVDVPDSKETGAGLKGRSSKKTSSWMAGLISAGVVGLMMLVGALWVSVRVFSKKAKSAKEKTLRKSGGLLGFLWTASIFGFIVMADLLKSVWPAFLAFAAAPAAATFGYARLMKALRRKVAAYRAACPTCRGPMKLLDEKSDDAYLSAEEVAEEEAGGMNYEVWLCEPCRTTRQFVVKMWRARNCPRCKRRTLVSKTTTLKAATHNAGGRIRIESDCKNPKCEYRKSVERNTARLSSSSSGSRTSGGSRGFSGGSSRSSFGGGRSGGGGASKGW
- a CDS encoding LemA family protein; protein product: MNKKRFGLFLGIAVFFFILVVVGLWVMGVYNTLNRLDQGVRSQWAQVENVYQRRADLVPNLVETVKGAAAFERETFAAVTEARAKVGQIQVGADVVNDPEAFARFEQVQSELGSTLARLLVAVERYPELKATENFRDLQVQLEGTENRIAQERRVFNESAQAFNTRRMSFPTVTIAGMFGPRFSEKPYFKAQAGADLVPPVKF